DNA from Drosophila suzukii chromosome 2R, CBGP_Dsuzu_IsoJpt1.0, whole genome shotgun sequence:
GAACAGGTTCCGATTCGTCACATCCTGCACCTCGTTCATAATCTCCTTAAGCTTGGCCTCCAGCTCAGCCTTCTCTCCAGCAGCAGCTGCCTCTTGGACGTTTTTGGGAGCCATGCTGGCGAGGAGCTGCTGGGCCTGGATACCCGCTCGCAGGGTTTCCAGCTCATTGATGCGCTCGGCCATCTGCTGGTTATTCGCCTGCAGCTCCTCGATCTCCTGCTGCATATTGGACTCCGCACCGTTGCTTTTGTGCTTCAGATCCTCCAGCTCCCGCTGCAGTCGCTCGTTAAGGCTGCGCAAGCCGTCGGAGTCCGGTGTGGACCAGTCCCTGAGACTGACCACCTCTTCATTGAGGCTATCCAGCTCAGCCTGCAGAATGGTCTGCTCTTCTTGGACTTTAGTTAGCTCAATCTGTTTGTCATGGAGTTGCTGCTGCGCTTGTAGCAGATCCTTTTGTACAGCGTCACTCTGTTCGGTGACAAAACTGGCGTGCTCTTTCTGACGGGTTAGCTCCACAGCCTGTTCCTCTATGGCTTGCTTCAGTTCGGAGACCTCCGCTGTGGCTGCCGCACTTTGAGTTTCCTTTTCTAACATTTGGACGGCGTGCTGTTCGGCCTTTTCCTGGAGTACATACAGCTCACATTGCAACGATTTTAGTTTTTCCTTCAGCTCAGCGCCTTCAGCCAATTCCTTCTCCAGTTGTTTAGTGTGCTTGTTCAAGTACTCGTTCTCGATGAGAATTTCATCGAATTTGGCCAGCTTTTCGGAGGCATCTACCTTGTCCTTCAGCTGAGTATCCCTCAGGGCCATGGCTTCCTGGAGCTCCACCACCTGCCGGTTTTTCTGGGCTATGGACTCCTTTACTTCCTCGCGCTCCTGACTGTGCTTGATTTTCAACTGTTCCATTTCCAGCTGCAAGGCGTCGTTGGCTTCGTGGAGGCGCTCCACATCCGAATTGGCGGCGCTCCAGCGAGCTTCCAAAGTGGCGATTTGCGTGCCATAGGACGAACTGGTGGCCTGGATCTTCTCCTGAATGCCTTGCTCTGACTGCTTGTAAGCATCAAGTTGCTCGCGAAGATTGCTGATAGTGACCTGCAGTTGGGACTCACACTCGGTGTTTTGGGCCTCCAGTTCCGCGCAGCGTTCGGCTTGGTCCTtcagctgctgctcctgttCTCTCTGACGCTCTCTTAGCTCCAAcaattgctgttgctgctccTCCAGATCCCGCTCCAAATTGCTCTTAACCCGCTGCAGTTCCTCACTGGCTTCCTGCAGGCAGTCCAGCGTGTCCTTGGTTAGCAGCTTGTCCTTTTCGTAGGCATCGCACTTGTCCTGCAGCGTCCGGTGGTCGTGGTCCATTAGCTCCTGGGCATTTTGCAGTTTCGAATGCTCGTCGAGGACCTGTTGCATCTTCACCTGAATCTTGCCCATCTCGTCTTGTTTGGCTTGCAGCTGGGACTCCAAGTGATTGGCCTGCTCCTCCAGCAGACAGTTGCGCTCAGCCAGCTTGGTGTTTTCGCTCTGGATCTCCTCCAACTTGGCGGAGGTTCGTTCGTCCTGGGCACTGCTGTCAACCTGCTCCTGCTGCAGCGACTCAATTCGGGATTCAAGCTTGCGCTTTTCGTGTTCCAGTTCGCTGTGTGAATCCTGCACCTGTTGCATCTGCGCCTGCATCATAGCGATCTCCTCCAGAATACCGGTGACTCGTGTCTGCAATTCCTCCTTTTCGCTCTCCACCTGGCGGGAGTGAGCCAGTCGATCTGCCAATTCACTTTGCAGCGTTTCGAGGCGGGCGTTTTGTTCGCTTGACTTGGCCTGATGCTGCTCATGTTGCTTCTTTATCTTGTTTAACTTGTTACCGCTGGCTTTGAGTTCCTTTTCCTTGGCCAGGAGACTCGCTTGACTGGTGGCCAAGTTCTGCTTAAGTGCCTCCAACTGAGCTTTTAGGGCAGCCACCGTTTCGCTCTCCGATTCGGCGTGCTGATCCTGCAGGATTTGAATCTCGCGCTGCAGCTGTTCCAGCTTAAGTCTATGCTGTTCCTCCAGGGAGGCTTTCTCGGAACTCAAAGCGGCCACCGATTCGCGTTCCACTTCCAGACTTTTTTCGAGTTCAAGAGCATGTTGCTCTCGCTGCGATTGAATTTCGGCTAATTCTTCTCTAGCCTGATCCAGCTGAGCTTCCCAGTCGTTTTGCTGATGACGCTGGACAATTTCTAGCAACTGATCGTTGTGCAAACGCAGGTCCTGCAAACTGTGCTCGTTTTCGGTTTTGAGGGCATTCAGGCTTTTCTCCAAGGATGCAGCTTGCTCCTCCTTGGCCGAGAGTGCGGCTTGAAGCGCACTCAAACTGAGTTCCGTGGATAGTAGTTTCGCCACGGCTTCATCCTTAGCTGTTTGCAGTTTATTCAGCTTTGCCTGGAAATCGGTCTCGCGATTTTCGATGACCTGGCGCAATTTTTCCAGGTTATTTTCGTTTTCTTCGGCAAGAGATTTCAGTTTGTCTTCTAACTCAGCTAACTGCTCTTCCTTGGCTTTGTGATCGCTCTTTAGGGAATTCGCAAGTTCTTCTGTGGCCAAGAGCTTGGACTTAGCCATCTCTAAATCAGCTTGAAGTTTCTGTTGCTGATCCTGAGCTTCCTTGGTTTGAGACTCGCTAGCTTCTTTGTTGTGTCGAAGTTTATCCAAGGTAATTTCGTTTTCATTCTTCAGGCTAAGCAGCTGCTCTTCCAGATCCTTTAACTGTTTCTCCTTGGCTGAGTGTTCGCTTCTGAGAGTTT
Protein-coding regions in this window:
- the Golgin245 gene encoding golgin subfamily A member 4 encodes the protein MFANLKNKLIEEVKASPSKFQQFANAAQAAVSSSSSTTPNSDTNTSNNENFFSITEEDTPQNSPYRIQKLPATSASSLRGRSTQSLNGATSRTRKLSNSSMASDVSFRLPTYEAPAVYHLQSDLDETSSEFDDSASTARLDVITKDQLYDAYKKSLDRYHKYRCRYTDLAKKYKELERDSSKARSVLVETQDKALRRISELREQCTLEQQAKAHLEEALRVEMDDMSCKMQAYQTKLQLLGENPENITAALERSGQLLDTEQLIDLDESAGKSLPSANGTGSGEGVPDLQRLLKEQEVHLKEVTEKYEALRKQEEENVLLLAQTKQAIHTELEHKDTEVRQLQEKLKQLESQRETHNNEAKEQFKKLQATKQEVDAKLLTSEHLLNTLKGNFAAKEQQVAALESQVVAIKAETEQKLKELQQQNEDRSNQASDSTEQLEKLQSALKEAETQILAKDQLLETLRSEHSAKEKQLKDLEEQLLSLKNENEITLDKLRHNKEASESQTKEAQDQQQKLQADLEMAKSKLLATEELANSLKSDHKAKEEQLAELEDKLKSLAEENENNLEKLRQVIENRETDFQAKLNKLQTAKDEAVAKLLSTELSLSALQAALSAKEEQAASLEKSLNALKTENEHSLQDLRLHNDQLLEIVQRHQQNDWEAQLDQAREELAEIQSQREQHALELEKSLEVERESVAALSSEKASLEEQHRLKLEQLQREIQILQDQHAESESETVAALKAQLEALKQNLATSQASLLAKEKELKASGNKLNKIKKQHEQHQAKSSEQNARLETLQSELADRLAHSRQVESEKEELQTRVTGILEEIAMMQAQMQQVQDSHSELEHEKRKLESRIESLQQEQVDSSAQDERTSAKLEEIQSENTKLAERNCLLEEQANHLESQLQAKQDEMGKIQVKMQQVLDEHSKLQNAQELMDHDHRTLQDKCDAYEKDKLLTKDTLDCLQEASEELQRVKSNLERDLEEQQQQLLELRERQREQEQQLKDQAERCAELEAQNTECESQLQVTISNLREQLDAYKQSEQGIQEKIQATSSSYGTQIATLEARWSAANSDVERLHEANDALQLEMEQLKIKHSQEREEVKESIAQKNRQVVELQEAMALRDTQLKDKVDASEKLAKFDEILIENEYLNKHTKQLEKELAEGAELKEKLKSLQCELYVLQEKAEQHAVQMLEKETQSAAATAEVSELKQAIEEQAVELTRQKEHASFVTEQSDAVQKDLLQAQQQLHDKQIELTKVQEEQTILQAELDSLNEEVVSLRDWSTPDSDGLRSLNERLQRELEDLKHKSNGAESNMQQEIEELQANNQQMAERINELETLRAGIQAQQLLASMAPKNVQEAAAAGEKAELEAKLKEIMNEVQDVTNRNLFLEQKCENYLILEQSNERLKLQNAKLSRQLDETLVSMQHSEAVPANTEFEYLRNIMFQYLTGNTNNETLVKVISAVLKFSPQQAQVALEKEHQRRSLLNKLI